A stretch of the Lolium perenne isolate Kyuss_39 chromosome 3, Kyuss_2.0, whole genome shotgun sequence genome encodes the following:
- the LOC139838219 gene encoding uncharacterized protein encodes MELSDFSDWSSSDDSDIEEMIEDDDTEMMVVILAVKNLEDRKKLLDQRRGSQIGRLCIERNRALGHEQLMQDYFAEVPTYPPRLFRRRYRTRRTLFERIVKDCEANSHYFTRRRNAVGAMRFSAYQKISAAMRVLAYGIPADYCDEYLRIGQDTTT; translated from the coding sequence ATGGAGTTGTCGGATTTTTCCGATTGGTCTTCTTCGGACGATTCGGACATTGAGGAGATGATAGAagacgatgacacggagatgatggtCGTCATTCTCGCCGTGAAAAATCTTGAGGATCGCAAGAAGTTGCTGGACCAGAGGAGGGGGTCGCAGATAGGGCGCCTTTGCATCGAGAGGAACCGTGCACTCGGCCACGAGCAACTCATGCAAGACTACTTTGCCGAGGTACCGACATACCCACCTCGCCTCTTCCGTAGAAGGTACCGCACGCGCCGTACTTTGTTTGAGAGAATTGTGAAAGATTGCGAGGCCAACTCGCATTATTTCACGCGCCGTAGAAATGCTGTCGGTGCCATGAGATTTAGTGCATACCAGAAGATATCGGCTGCAATGCGGGTGCTCGCCTATGGCATACCCGCGGACTACTGTGACGAGTATCTTCGCATTGGCCAAGATACTACCACCTAG
- the LOC139830116 gene encoding uncharacterized protein, producing the protein MAAAPVSKKQVQALGTEGWSKWSSLQDDLVRRIAGSFLASNDLDHYMCLRAVCPSWRSATDDPKDNASNPVFHPLRWIILDEVFQGDDDMRILLNTHTGRFLHKKLPLLREYYVVATTPSGFFVLADRTPPHTARVFNPLTGCLTCFPWSVPLEAGVAQVGHDDGLFYLYFLGDSSRKIYIGFPEVKYFVSRDCQQLAYNAVRDAVLGGAYPQHISVPALVDAFADLFDFMRSHSDFFNFFLSDLPGDTENNIRFRCYVVGLPAQVFLHVEREGRTPIVFKMNTETGKIEPVKSVGTFTIFIGCHRCLTVDADKFPAIEANCVYYTQHLGSSAQICKYNLSDKKVERLSEVAEFVKEDKQFVLVAARPFTIIQLLCSYTINRRDSELALQQMVQGAEQSCSNFVDGDLDG; encoded by the coding sequence ATGGCGGCCGCGCCTGTCAGCAAGAAACAGGTTCAGGCCCTGGGGACTGAAGGCTGGTCCAAGTGGTCCTCGCTCCAGGACGACCTTGTCCGCCGCATCGCCGGCTCCTTCCTTGCCTCCAACGACCTCGACCACTACATGTGCCTCCGTGCCGTCTGCCCCAGCTGGCGGTCCGCCACCGATGACCCCAAGGATAACGCCTCCAACCCCGTTTTCCACCCTCTCCGGTGGATCATCCTCGACGAGGTCTTCCAAGGCGACGATGACATGCGGATTCTGTTGAACACCCACACCGGGCGCTTCCTGCACAAAAAGCTGCCCCTGCTCCGTGAATACTATGTCGTGGCCACCACCCCCAGTGGCTTCTTTGTCTTGGCAGACAGGACCCCTCCTCACACCGCTCGTGTCTTCAACCCTCTCACCGGCTGCTTAACCTGTTTCCCATGGTCGGTGCCCCTCGAGGCGGGGGTCGCCCAGGTCGGCCATGACGACGGCTTGTTCTACCTCTATTTTCTCGGTGACTCATCTCGCAAGATTTACATCGGCTTCCCGGAAGTTAAATATTTCGTCTCTAGAGACTGTCAGCAATTAGCATACAATGCTGTCCGGGATGCAGTCCTAGGTGGTGCCTACCCACAACACATCTCTGTGCCCGCGTTGGTTGATGCGTTTGCTGATCTATTCGATTTTATGAGGTCTCATTctgattttttcaattttttcttGAGTGATCTTCCTGGAGATACTGAAAACAACATCCGGTTCCGGTGTTATGTAGTCGGTTTGCCTGCACAAGTTTTTCTGCACGTCGAAAGGGAAGGAAGAACACCCATTGTGTTCAAGATGAACACCGAGACAGGCAAGATTGAGCCTGTCAAGAGCGTTGGCACATTTACCATCTTCATTGGTTGCCACAGGTGCCTGACTGTGGATGCTGATAAGTTCCCTGCGATTGAGGCAAACTGCGTCTACTACACACAACACTTGGGTTCGTCGGCTCAAATCTGCAAGTACAACCTCAGTGACAAGAAAGTAGAGAGGCTCTCTGAAGTCGCTGAATTCGTGAAGGAGGACAAGCAGTTTGTCCTCGTCGCTGCCCGTCCTTTCACGATCATCCAGCTTCTCTGCAGCTACACAATCAACCGAAGGGATTCTGAACTGGCCTTGCAACAAATGGTACAGGGTGCCGAGCAATCTTGTTCCAACTTTGTGGATGGTGATCTTGATGGCTGA